The Thermus oshimai DSM 12092 sequence GATTTACGACCAGGTGGGGGGCGGGTTCCACCGCTACGCCGTGGACCGCTTCTGGCGCCTCCCCCATTTTGAGAAGATGCTTTACGACAACGCCCTTCTAGCCCGGGCCTACCTGGGGGCCTACCGGATCTATGGGGACGGGCTCTTCCTCCGGGTGGCCCGGGAGACCCTGGACTTCCTCCTTTCCCTTCAGGCCCCGGAAGGGGGGTTCTACACCGCCCTGGACGCGGAAAGCGAAGGGGAGGAGGGGCGCTACTACACCTGGACGGAGGCGGAGCTCCGGGAGGCCTTAGGGGAGGACTTCCCCCTGGCCCGGCGCTACCTCGCCCTGGGGGAGGACCTTGGAGGGCGCTCCGTCCTCACCGCCTGGGGGGAGGAGGAGGTCAAGCGGGAGCTAGGGGAAGGGTTTCCCGCCTGGCGGGAGGGGGTAAGGGCGAAGCTCCTAAGGGCCCGGCGTAGGCGCGTCCCCCCTGCCCTGGACGACAAGGTCTTGGCGGACTGGTCCGCCCTGGCGGTGCGGGCCCTGGCGGAGGCCGGGCGGCTTCTTGAGGGGCGCTACCTCGAGGCCGCCCAAAGGGGGGCCCGCTTCCTCCTCGGGATGGTCCGGGAGGGGCTGGTGCGCCACGCCTGGCGGGAAGGGTGCCTGGGGGAGGAGGCCTTCCTCTCCGACCAGGCCTTCACCGCCCTAGCCCTTCTTGAGCTCTACACCGCCACGGGGGAGTGGCCCTACCTGGAAAGGGCCCGCTTCCTGGCCGAGGCGGCCTGGAGGGCCTTCTTCCGGGAAGGCCGCCTGGAAGAGACCCTAAGCCCCCTCCCCCTTCCTGCCCGGGAACCGGAGGAGGGGGCCCTGCCCTCCGGGGCCTCGGCCCTGGCGGAGGCCTTCTTCCGCCTGGGGGCGGCCTTTGGGGGGGATTACCGGGAAAGGGCCTGGCGGATCCTGGAGGAACGGGCCCACTTCCTCCGGCGCTTCCCCCACGCCCTCCCGGGCTTCCTCCTGGCCCACCGGCTCCTAGAGGAGGGCTCGGAGCTGGCCCT is a genomic window containing:
- a CDS encoding thioredoxin domain-containing protein; translated protein: MNRLKDAKSPYLLQHAEDPVDWYPFGEEAFRKAQAEDKPLFLSVGYASCHWCHVMHRESFRDQEVAELLNRHFVAVKVDREERPDVDAAYMRALISLTGSGGWPMSLFLTPEGKPFFGGTYFPKEDGRGLPGFKRVLLAVAEAWREKRQEVLEEAEGLSRALWRSLAPPPGPVPGGLEAEALGFLERAFDPEWGGFGGAPKFPQGPLLLYLLPLAWKGEEPARGMLQKTLRAMALGGIYDQVGGGFHRYAVDRFWRLPHFEKMLYDNALLARAYLGAYRIYGDGLFLRVARETLDFLLSLQAPEGGFYTALDAESEGEEGRYYTWTEAELREALGEDFPLARRYLALGEDLGGRSVLTAWGEEEVKRELGEGFPAWREGVRAKLLRARRRRVPPALDDKVLADWSALAVRALAEAGRLLEGRYLEAAQRGARFLLGMVREGLVRHAWREGCLGEEAFLSDQAFTALALLELYTATGEWPYLERARFLAEAAWRAFFREGRLEETLSPLPLPAREPEEGALPSGASALAEAFFRLGAAFGGDYRERAWRILEERAHFLRRFPHALPGFLLAHRLLEEGSELALPLPSPFFPEALSLYLPLTQPVMGPAEALPALKGREAGKAYLCREGACRLPVVEWGAFWEEVRAVYGISDSFHD